One Micromonospora eburnea genomic region harbors:
- a CDS encoding VOC family protein, translating into MGAGREALTVGGLHHVEVWVPDLAAANAGWGWLLGELGWTPYQDWPAGRSWRLGSTYLVIEESPALSGRVHDRLAPGLNHLAFHAGPPAAVDRLVAAAPEHGWELLFPDRHPHAGGPGTYAAYLADGQGYEVELVAALD; encoded by the coding sequence ATGGGTGCCGGGCGGGAAGCGCTGACCGTCGGCGGCCTGCACCACGTCGAGGTCTGGGTACCCGATCTCGCCGCCGCCAATGCCGGTTGGGGCTGGCTTCTCGGCGAGTTGGGCTGGACGCCGTACCAGGACTGGCCGGCCGGCCGGTCCTGGCGGCTCGGCTCCACGTACCTGGTGATCGAGGAATCCCCGGCGTTGAGCGGTCGGGTGCACGACCGGCTCGCGCCGGGCCTCAACCATCTGGCCTTCCACGCCGGCCCGCCGGCCGCCGTGGACCGGCTGGTCGCGGCCGCCCCGGAGCACGGCTGGGAACTACTCTTCCCGGACCGCCACCCGCACGCCGGCGGCCCCGGCACCTACGCCGCCTACCTCGCCGACGGCCAGGGGTACGAGGTGGAGCTGGTCGCCGCGCTCGACTGA
- a CDS encoding DUF2550 domain-containing protein, translating into MEIVEGIGIGVAVVFAALVILFVRRALFTRSGGIIRLSVRVSTILDGRGWSPGFGRFVGDELRWYRMFSFALRPKRVLSRKGLAVERRRLPEGQERFSMPADWIILRCTSHHAPVEIAMARSTVTGFLSWLEAAPPGAASPRLASQDWPAA; encoded by the coding sequence ATGGAGATCGTGGAAGGGATCGGAATCGGCGTCGCGGTCGTGTTCGCCGCGCTCGTGATCCTCTTCGTCCGGCGGGCCCTGTTCACCCGTAGCGGAGGCATCATCCGCCTCAGCGTCCGCGTTTCCACGATCCTCGACGGCCGAGGCTGGTCGCCCGGCTTCGGCCGCTTCGTCGGCGACGAGCTCCGCTGGTACCGCATGTTCAGCTTCGCCCTGCGGCCCAAGCGGGTGCTCTCCCGCAAGGGGCTTGCCGTGGAGCGCCGCCGGCTGCCCGAGGGGCAGGAACGGTTCTCCATGCCGGCCGACTGGATCATCCTGCGCTGTACCAGTCACCACGCGCCGGTGGAGATCGCCATGGCACGATCCACGGTCACCGGCTTCCTCTCCTGGCTCGAGGCCGCCCCGCCCGGGGCGGCCTCGCCGCGTCTGGCCTCCCAGGACTGGCCCGCCGCCTAG
- a CDS encoding F0F1 ATP synthase subunit gamma yields the protein MAAQVRVLRQRIRSAKSMKKITKAMELVATSRIAKAQARVEASLPYAQAITGVLTALASNARIDHPLLTPRERVRRAGVLLITSDRGLAGGYSSNAIKTAESLIARLRGEGKEPVLYVIGRKGVTFYRFRNRDIEASWTGFSEQPSFSDAREVGETLIKAFTAGADDMDGGPGADGVLGIDELHIVYTEFKSLMTQTPVTRIIGPMQVDERPRSEAPQGLLPAYEFEPEAEALLDALLPKYINTRIYAALLESAASESAARRRAMKSATDNAEEMIDKYTREMNSARQAGITQEISEIVGGANALAASGSEV from the coding sequence ATGGCCGCCCAGGTTCGCGTTCTTCGTCAACGGATCCGCTCGGCGAAGTCGATGAAGAAGATCACCAAGGCGATGGAGCTCGTCGCGACGAGCCGGATCGCCAAGGCCCAGGCCCGGGTGGAGGCGTCGCTGCCGTACGCCCAGGCCATCACGGGGGTGCTCACGGCGCTGGCCTCCAACGCGCGGATCGACCACCCGCTGCTCACCCCGCGTGAGCGGGTGCGGCGGGCGGGCGTCCTGCTGATCACCAGCGACCGTGGCCTGGCCGGTGGTTACAGCTCCAACGCCATCAAGACCGCGGAGTCGCTGATCGCGCGGCTGCGAGGCGAGGGCAAGGAGCCGGTGCTCTACGTCATCGGCCGCAAGGGCGTGACCTTCTACCGGTTCCGTAACCGGGACATCGAGGCGAGCTGGACCGGCTTCTCCGAGCAGCCGTCCTTCTCCGACGCTCGGGAGGTGGGCGAGACGCTGATCAAGGCGTTCACCGCCGGCGCGGACGACATGGACGGCGGGCCGGGCGCGGACGGCGTCCTCGGCATCGACGAGTTGCACATCGTCTACACCGAGTTCAAGTCTCTGATGACCCAGACGCCGGTGACCCGGATCATCGGTCCGATGCAGGTCGACGAGCGGCCGCGGTCGGAGGCCCCCCAGGGGCTGCTCCCGGCGTACGAGTTCGAGCCGGAGGCGGAGGCGCTGCTCGACGCGCTGCTGCCGAAGTACATCAACACGCGGATCTACGCGGCGTTGTTGGAGTCGGCGGCCAGCGAGTCGGCGGCCCGGCGGCGGGCGATGAAGAGCGCCACCGACAACGCCGAAGAGATGATCGACAAGTACACGCGTGAGATGAACTCGGCCCGCCAGGCCGGGATCACCCAGGAGATCAGTGAGATCGTCGGCGGCGCCAACGCGCTGGCCGCGTCGGGAAGTGAAGTGTGA
- a CDS encoding sensor histidine kinase, with the protein MTGGWWRGWWRELLLGLTTAALGLASTRVESAGKEWAWVFPVLAGLTLVAVRRWPWPALLAESALLLVAGAVTPAGTNTPQLAAAVALGYVAYLCGRASTAAAYVLFLGVTLVDILHHTGAEVLSGGTGLVRLIMLAAVVAAPVAFGRYLRGVRLAAAAAEERAREVEERRAAETRAARLTERAAIARDLHDIVAHHIAAIALRAGAARYAVQHTGRTDEAVSALSELRDTAGQVLDELRELLEVLRDPEAVEPVEPQVEPEQVIRDATRRVREAGVAVQVTVPPALAGVPLVVGTTAARVVREALTNTLKHAGPGAIASVDVRVVGGALLLEVLDSGPVRPRSALPASGYGLNGMRERVGLLGGTLTAAATDGGGWRVRARLPIRENA; encoded by the coding sequence GTGACGGGTGGGTGGTGGCGTGGCTGGTGGCGCGAGCTGTTGCTCGGGCTGACCACGGCCGCCCTGGGCCTGGCCAGTACCCGGGTCGAGTCGGCCGGGAAGGAGTGGGCGTGGGTCTTCCCGGTCCTTGCCGGGCTCACTCTGGTGGCCGTACGCCGGTGGCCCTGGCCGGCGCTGCTCGCGGAGTCGGCGCTGCTGCTCGTCGCGGGGGCGGTGACGCCGGCCGGAACGAACACCCCGCAGCTCGCCGCGGCGGTCGCGTTGGGCTACGTCGCGTACCTGTGCGGCCGGGCCTCGACGGCGGCGGCGTACGTCCTCTTCCTCGGGGTGACGCTGGTTGACATCCTGCACCACACCGGTGCCGAGGTGCTCTCCGGCGGCACCGGGTTGGTCCGCCTGATCATGCTGGCCGCGGTCGTCGCCGCGCCGGTGGCGTTCGGCCGGTACCTGCGCGGGGTGCGGCTCGCCGCGGCGGCGGCCGAGGAACGCGCCCGGGAGGTGGAGGAGCGCCGGGCGGCCGAGACCCGGGCGGCCCGGCTCACCGAGCGGGCCGCCATCGCGCGGGACCTGCACGACATCGTGGCCCACCACATTGCGGCGATCGCCCTGCGCGCCGGCGCAGCCCGGTACGCGGTGCAGCACACCGGCCGGACCGACGAGGCGGTGTCGGCCCTGAGCGAGCTGCGCGACACCGCCGGGCAGGTGCTCGACGAACTGCGGGAGCTGCTGGAGGTGCTGCGGGACCCGGAGGCGGTCGAGCCGGTCGAGCCGCAGGTGGAGCCGGAGCAGGTGATCCGGGACGCCACCCGGCGGGTCCGCGAGGCGGGCGTGGCGGTCCAGGTGACGGTGCCGCCGGCGCTGGCCGGGGTGCCGCTGGTGGTGGGTACGACGGCCGCCCGGGTGGTGCGGGAGGCGCTGACCAACACCCTCAAGCATGCCGGACCGGGGGCGATCGCCTCGGTGGACGTCCGGGTGGTCGGCGGTGCGCTGCTGCTGGAGGTGCTCGACAGCGGGCCGGTGCGGCCGCGTTCCGCGCTGCCGGCGTCCGGGTATGGATTGAACGGGATGCGGGAGCGGGTCGGCCTGCTCGGTGGCACGCTCACCGCTGCGGCCACGGACGGCGGTGGCTGGCGGGTGCGGGCCCGCCTGCCGATCAGGGAGAACGCGTGA
- the atpA gene encoding F0F1 ATP synthase subunit alpha yields MAELTISTEEIRGALERYVSSYTADVSREEVGTVADAGDGIAHVEGLPSTMTNELLEFEDGTLGVALNLDVREIGVVVLGDFGGIEEGQRVKRTGRVLSVPVGDAFLGRVVNALGQPIDGLGEIPNEGYRELELQAPNVMSRQSVFEPLQTGLKAVDAMTPIGRGQRQLIIGDRKTGKTTVALDAILNQRENWRSGDPTKQVRCIYVAVGQKASTIASIKGTLEEAGAMEYTTIVASPASDPAGFKYLAPYTGSSIGQHWMYGGKHVLIVFDDLSKQAEAYRAVSLLLRRPPGREAYPGDVFYLHSRLLERCAKLSDELGGGSMTGLPIIETKANDISAFIPTNVISITDGQIFLETDLFNQGVRPAINVGTSVSRVGGAAQVKPMRKVAGSLRLNLAQYRELEAFAAFASDLDKASRAQLDRGSRLVELLKQSNYAPYPVQEQVVSVWAGTEGKLDDIPVGEVRRFESEFLQYLRHKHAGILAAIADNKWDDDIIGSLDSAITEFKQVFLGKEDEVRINEAPAKPLEGEENRETVTRFRDGATDRPAES; encoded by the coding sequence ATGGCCGAGCTGACCATCTCGACGGAGGAGATCCGTGGCGCCCTTGAGCGCTACGTCTCCTCCTACACGGCCGACGTCTCCCGCGAGGAGGTCGGCACCGTCGCCGACGCCGGCGACGGCATCGCCCACGTCGAGGGTCTGCCCTCGACCATGACCAACGAGCTCCTGGAGTTCGAGGACGGCACGCTCGGTGTGGCGCTGAACCTCGACGTCCGGGAGATCGGTGTCGTCGTCCTCGGTGACTTCGGCGGTATCGAGGAGGGGCAGCGCGTCAAGCGCACCGGCCGGGTGCTCTCGGTCCCGGTCGGCGACGCCTTCCTCGGCCGCGTGGTCAACGCGCTCGGCCAGCCGATCGACGGCCTCGGCGAGATCCCGAACGAGGGCTACCGCGAGCTGGAGCTCCAGGCTCCGAACGTGATGTCCCGCCAGTCGGTGTTCGAGCCGCTGCAGACCGGCCTCAAGGCCGTTGACGCCATGACCCCGATCGGCCGCGGCCAGCGCCAGCTGATCATCGGTGACCGGAAGACCGGCAAGACCACGGTCGCCCTGGACGCCATCCTCAACCAGCGGGAAAACTGGCGCTCCGGCGACCCGACGAAGCAGGTCCGCTGCATCTACGTCGCCGTCGGCCAGAAGGCCTCCACCATCGCCTCCATCAAGGGGACGCTGGAGGAGGCGGGCGCGATGGAATACACCACCATCGTCGCCTCCCCGGCCTCCGACCCGGCCGGCTTCAAGTACCTCGCCCCGTACACCGGCTCGTCCATCGGCCAGCACTGGATGTACGGCGGCAAGCACGTCCTGATCGTCTTCGACGACCTGAGCAAGCAGGCCGAGGCATACCGGGCCGTGTCGCTGCTGCTGCGCCGCCCGCCGGGCCGCGAGGCGTACCCGGGTGACGTCTTCTACCTGCACTCCCGGCTGCTGGAGCGCTGCGCCAAGCTCTCCGACGAGCTGGGCGGCGGCTCGATGACCGGTCTGCCGATCATCGAGACCAAGGCGAACGACATCTCGGCGTTCATCCCGACCAACGTCATCTCCATCACCGACGGCCAGATCTTCCTGGAGACCGACCTGTTCAACCAGGGCGTCCGGCCGGCCATCAACGTCGGCACCTCGGTCTCCCGGGTCGGTGGCGCCGCGCAGGTGAAGCCGATGCGGAAGGTCGCCGGTTCGCTCCGGCTCAACCTGGCCCAGTACCGCGAGCTGGAGGCGTTCGCCGCCTTCGCCTCCGACCTGGACAAGGCCTCCCGCGCCCAGCTGGATCGCGGTTCCCGCCTGGTCGAGCTGCTCAAGCAGTCGAACTACGCGCCGTACCCGGTGCAGGAGCAGGTCGTCTCGGTCTGGGCCGGCACCGAGGGCAAGCTGGACGACATCCCGGTCGGCGAGGTCCGCCGCTTCGAGTCGGAGTTCCTGCAGTACCTCCGGCACAAGCACGCGGGCATCCTGGCCGCGATCGCCGACAACAAGTGGGACGATGACATCATCGGCTCGCTCGACTCGGCCATCACCGAGTTCAAGCAGGTCTTCCTGGGCAAGGAGGACGAGGTGCGGATCAACGAGGCCCCGGCCAAGCCGCTGGAGGGCGAGGAGAACCGCGAGACGGTGACCCGCTTCCGCGACGGTGCGACCGACCGCCCGGCTGAGAGCTGA
- the atpD gene encoding F0F1 ATP synthase subunit beta → MTAPVETKTATGRVVRVIGPVVDAEFPRDAMPDLFNALHVNVTLSGGEKTLTLEVAQHLGDNLVRAISMQPTDGLVRGAEVEDTGAPISVPVGDAVKGHVFNAIGECLNLTEGETLNPDDHWQIHRKAPAFADLEPKTEMLETGIKVIDLLAPYVKGGKIGLFGGAGVGKTVLIQEMITRVARNFGGTSVFAGVGERTREGNDLIAEMTESGVIDKTALVYGQMDEPPGTRLRVALSALTMAEYFRDVQKQEVLLFIDNIFRFTQAGSEVSTLLGRMPSAVGYQPTLADEMGELQERITSVRGQAITSMQAIYVPADDYTDPAPATTFAHLDATTNLERSISDKGIYPAVDPLASSSRILAPEFVGQEHFQVASEVKRILQRYKDLQDIIAILGIEELSEEDKITVQRARRIERFLSQNTYAAEQFTGVPGSTVPIKETIEAFKKISEGEYDHFPEQAFFMCGGLEDLERKAKELMEG, encoded by the coding sequence ATGACTGCCCCAGTAGAGACCAAGACGGCCACCGGTCGCGTGGTCCGGGTCATCGGCCCGGTCGTCGACGCCGAGTTCCCGCGCGACGCCATGCCGGACCTGTTCAACGCCCTGCACGTCAACGTGACGCTCTCCGGCGGTGAGAAGACGCTGACCCTGGAGGTCGCCCAGCACCTGGGTGACAACCTGGTCCGCGCCATCTCGATGCAGCCGACCGACGGCCTGGTCCGTGGCGCCGAGGTCGAGGACACCGGCGCGCCGATCAGCGTTCCGGTGGGCGACGCGGTCAAGGGCCACGTGTTCAACGCGATCGGCGAGTGCCTCAACCTCACCGAGGGCGAGACGCTGAACCCGGACGACCACTGGCAGATCCACCGCAAGGCCCCGGCCTTCGCGGACCTGGAGCCGAAGACCGAGATGCTGGAGACCGGCATCAAGGTCATCGACCTGCTCGCTCCGTACGTCAAGGGCGGCAAGATCGGCCTGTTCGGCGGCGCCGGCGTGGGCAAGACGGTGCTCATCCAGGAGATGATCACCCGCGTGGCCCGGAACTTCGGTGGTACGTCGGTCTTCGCCGGCGTGGGTGAGCGCACCCGTGAGGGCAACGACCTCATCGCCGAGATGACCGAATCCGGCGTCATCGACAAGACCGCGCTGGTCTACGGCCAGATGGACGAGCCGCCGGGCACCCGGCTGCGCGTCGCCCTCTCCGCGCTGACCATGGCGGAGTACTTCCGCGACGTGCAGAAGCAGGAGGTGCTGCTCTTCATCGACAACATCTTCCGCTTCACCCAGGCCGGTTCCGAGGTCTCCACGCTGCTCGGCCGTATGCCGAGCGCCGTGGGTTACCAGCCGACCCTGGCCGACGAGATGGGCGAGCTCCAGGAGCGGATCACCTCCGTCCGGGGCCAGGCCATCACCTCGATGCAGGCGATCTACGTGCCCGCCGACGACTACACCGACCCGGCGCCGGCCACCACGTTCGCCCACCTGGACGCGACCACCAACCTGGAGCGGTCGATCTCCGACAAGGGCATCTACCCGGCCGTGGACCCGCTGGCGTCCTCGTCCCGGATCCTTGCCCCGGAGTTCGTCGGCCAGGAGCACTTCCAGGTCGCCAGCGAGGTGAAGCGGATCCTGCAGCGCTACAAGGACCTGCAGGACATCATCGCGATCCTCGGTATCGAGGAGCTCTCCGAGGAAGACAAGATCACCGTGCAGCGCGCGCGGCGGATCGAGCGCTTCCTGTCGCAGAACACCTACGCCGCCGAGCAGTTCACCGGCGTGCCGGGCTCGACGGTCCCGATCAAGGAGACCATCGAGGCGTTTAAGAAGATCAGCGAGGGCGAGTACGACCACTTCCCCGAGCAGGCCTTCTTCATGTGCGGTGGTCTGGAGGACCTGGAGCGCAAGGCGAAGGAGCTGATGGAGGGCTGA
- a CDS encoding DedA family protein: MALLDSLLDRLDTLPPGQVLLAAAAVLAAEVGLLIGLVLPAATTMLTVGLLARAGRLDLGVALSVTTLAAFAGDQVGYLEGRLLGSRLRRGRLGRWVGEGRWRRAETLVASRGGSAVLLGRWTAFVRTLVPRVAGAAGLPYRRFVLFDALAVAVWVPGTVLLGWAVGAVPTALPAAAGVLVVAAVAVAVGGHRFRVRRYARTCAGPVRGRRRLTGWRVGSRRPGAGRSAPARRGAPDRS, encoded by the coding sequence GTGGCTCTCCTGGATTCCCTGCTGGACCGGCTCGACACCCTGCCGCCGGGTCAGGTCCTGCTGGCCGCCGCGGCCGTGCTCGCCGCCGAGGTGGGGCTGCTGATCGGCCTGGTGCTGCCGGCCGCCACCACGATGCTGACGGTCGGCCTGCTGGCCCGGGCCGGTCGCCTCGACCTGGGTGTCGCGTTGTCCGTCACCACGCTCGCGGCGTTCGCCGGGGACCAGGTCGGCTACCTGGAGGGACGGCTGCTCGGGTCCCGGCTGCGCCGTGGTCGGCTGGGCCGCTGGGTGGGGGAGGGCCGGTGGCGACGGGCCGAGACCCTGGTCGCGTCCCGGGGCGGGTCGGCCGTGCTGCTCGGCCGCTGGACCGCCTTCGTCCGCACCCTGGTGCCCCGGGTGGCCGGGGCGGCCGGGTTGCCGTACCGGCGGTTCGTGCTCTTCGACGCGCTGGCGGTGGCGGTCTGGGTGCCGGGGACGGTGCTGCTCGGCTGGGCGGTCGGCGCGGTGCCGACCGCGTTGCCGGCCGCCGCGGGGGTGCTGGTCGTCGCGGCGGTCGCCGTCGCGGTCGGCGGCCACCGGTTCCGGGTACGCCGGTACGCGCGGACCTGTGCCGGACCGGTCCGGGGCCGCCGACGGTTGACCGGTTGGCGGGTCGGCTCCCGCCGGCCGGGTGCCGGCCGCAGCGCCCCGGCCCGTCGGGGTGCACCGGACCGATCCTGA
- a CDS encoding F0F1 ATP synthase subunit epsilon, whose protein sequence is MAQQLHVELVAVEEKVWSGEAEMVVARTTEGELGVLPGHAPVLGQLAEPSQIRIKQPGGQQLAYDIAGGFLSVTGEGVTVLAESASPATPAR, encoded by the coding sequence GTGGCACAGCAGCTTCACGTCGAGCTCGTAGCCGTCGAGGAGAAGGTCTGGTCCGGCGAGGCCGAGATGGTCGTCGCCCGGACGACCGAGGGTGAGCTGGGTGTGCTGCCGGGGCACGCGCCTGTGCTGGGCCAGCTCGCCGAGCCCAGCCAGATCCGCATCAAGCAGCCCGGCGGCCAGCAGCTCGCGTACGACATCGCCGGCGGCTTCCTGTCGGTGACCGGTGAGGGCGTCACCGTCCTCGCCGAGAGCGCCTCCCCGGCCACCCCGGCGCGCTGA
- a CDS encoding response regulator, producing MIRVLVVDDQTLVRAGVGLLLRTAGGFEVVGEAGDGHDAVRLVERLRPDVILMDLRMPRMDGIEATRRILDRQPSARVLVLTTFADDANVYGALRAGAIGYLVKDGAPEELVDAVRRAARGEALLAPPVLASVLHRALAAHDRERRPRPDGHGAGLRLLSAREREVLALVGAGLSNAEIGARLHLGITTVKTHVSAAMEKLELRNRVQAAVLAHRLGLVDDDFNPVPGAGQP from the coding sequence GTGATCAGGGTGCTCGTGGTCGACGACCAGACCCTCGTCCGGGCCGGGGTCGGCCTGCTGCTGCGGACGGCGGGCGGCTTCGAGGTGGTGGGCGAGGCGGGGGACGGCCACGACGCCGTACGCCTCGTCGAGCGGTTGCGGCCGGACGTGATTCTCATGGACCTGCGGATGCCCCGGATGGACGGCATCGAGGCGACCCGACGGATCCTGGACCGGCAGCCGTCCGCTCGGGTGCTGGTGTTGACCACCTTCGCCGACGACGCCAACGTGTACGGCGCGCTCCGCGCGGGCGCGATCGGCTACCTGGTGAAGGACGGCGCTCCGGAGGAGTTGGTGGACGCGGTACGCCGGGCGGCGCGGGGCGAGGCGTTGCTGGCCCCGCCGGTGCTGGCCAGCGTCCTGCACCGGGCGCTCGCGGCACACGACCGGGAGCGGCGGCCCCGCCCGGACGGGCACGGGGCGGGCCTGCGGCTGCTCAGCGCGCGGGAGCGGGAGGTGCTGGCCCTGGTCGGCGCCGGGCTGTCGAACGCGGAGATCGGCGCCCGACTGCACCTGGGGATCACCACCGTTAAGACACACGTGTCGGCCGCGATGGAGAAGCTGGAGCTACGTAACCGGGTGCAGGCGGCGGTGCTGGCGCACCGGCTGGGCCTGGTCGACGACGACTTCAACCCCGTGCCGGGCGCGGGGCAGCCTTAG
- a CDS encoding class I SAM-dependent methyltransferase, whose translation MISDAPAFLVQFVRHPIATGAVLPSGSALARDITAAVPRVGHPLVVELGPGTGAFTRAIQQRLAGRGHHLAVELNPAFAAGLARRHPTVEVVRADAAALGELLGERRLAPADVVVSGLPWAAFPAGRQQAILDAVVGALGTGGVFTTFAYRHALPTRPARRFHRLLAGAFDEVTVGRTVWTNLPPALVYHCRRRLHPSP comes from the coding sequence ATGATCAGCGACGCACCGGCCTTCCTCGTCCAGTTCGTCCGGCACCCGATCGCCACCGGCGCGGTGCTGCCCAGCGGGTCAGCGCTGGCCCGGGACATCACGGCGGCCGTGCCACGGGTCGGGCATCCCCTGGTGGTAGAGCTGGGCCCAGGGACCGGAGCCTTCACCCGGGCGATCCAGCAGCGACTGGCCGGCCGCGGTCACCACCTGGCGGTCGAACTCAACCCGGCGTTCGCCGCCGGTCTGGCCCGCCGGCACCCCACCGTCGAGGTGGTACGCGCCGACGCCGCCGCCCTCGGAGAACTACTGGGAGAACGCCGACTGGCACCGGCCGACGTGGTCGTCAGCGGGCTGCCCTGGGCCGCCTTTCCGGCCGGGCGGCAGCAGGCCATCCTCGACGCCGTGGTCGGAGCGCTGGGCACGGGTGGGGTCTTCACCACGTTCGCGTACCGGCACGCGCTGCCGACCCGCCCGGCGCGACGCTTCCACCGGCTGCTGGCCGGCGCCTTCGACGAGGTGACCGTCGGCCGGACCGTCTGGACCAACCTGCCACCGGCCCTGGTCTACCACTGCCGCCGCCGGCTCCACCCCAGCCCCTGA
- a CDS encoding LCP family protein, producing the protein MLVGKAGGSRGKRSIWWGVPRWAKACTILGVVLMMLSGSVLVGYQALVARYEGAIGKGDLFGDEAAGAVEKKSDIKGPLNILMVGIDPRKPEARPLSDSIMVLHVPAGLDRAYLFSLPRDLRVDIPKFPKANYPGGNDRLNAAMSHGSVVPGQNPDAAQGFELLAKTVQKVTGIKRFDAGAIINFNGFQKIVDAMGGVDMYIEREVRSEHRQPDGKMRQLKPGGGGYLGPQAKYEKGNAHLKGWQALDYVRQRYPKNGVPDSDYGRQRHQQQFVKAMVSQAFSADVVTNPLKLDRVLRAAGESLIFNGRGNSVIDFGLALKNIRPDAIETIKLPGGPVTSSSGKYQGEQLLSGADDFFAALRDEQLDAFLLEHPDFKQKTR; encoded by the coding sequence ATGCTCGTGGGTAAGGCCGGCGGGAGCCGCGGCAAGCGGTCCATCTGGTGGGGTGTGCCGAGATGGGCCAAGGCGTGCACCATTCTCGGCGTGGTCCTCATGATGCTCAGCGGCAGTGTGTTGGTGGGCTACCAGGCCCTGGTGGCCCGCTACGAGGGCGCGATCGGTAAGGGGGACCTCTTCGGCGACGAGGCGGCCGGCGCGGTCGAGAAGAAGAGCGACATCAAGGGCCCCCTCAACATCCTCATGGTCGGCATCGACCCCCGCAAGCCGGAGGCGCGGCCGCTGTCCGACTCGATCATGGTGCTGCACGTGCCGGCCGGCCTGGACCGGGCGTACCTCTTCTCGCTGCCGCGCGACCTACGGGTCGACATTCCGAAGTTCCCGAAGGCGAACTACCCGGGCGGCAACGACCGGCTGAATGCCGCCATGTCGCACGGCAGCGTGGTGCCCGGGCAGAACCCGGACGCCGCGCAGGGCTTCGAACTGCTCGCCAAGACCGTCCAGAAGGTCACCGGGATCAAACGCTTCGACGCCGGCGCGATCATCAACTTCAACGGCTTCCAGAAGATCGTCGACGCGATGGGCGGCGTCGACATGTACATCGAGCGGGAGGTGCGGTCGGAGCACCGCCAGCCCGACGGCAAGATGCGCCAGCTGAAGCCGGGCGGTGGCGGCTACCTCGGCCCGCAGGCCAAGTACGAGAAGGGCAACGCCCACCTCAAGGGCTGGCAGGCGCTGGACTACGTACGCCAGCGCTATCCGAAGAACGGCGTGCCGGACTCCGACTACGGCCGGCAGCGGCACCAGCAGCAGTTCGTCAAGGCGATGGTGAGCCAGGCGTTCAGCGCCGACGTGGTGACCAATCCGCTCAAGCTGGACCGGGTGCTCCGCGCGGCCGGCGAGTCGCTCATCTTCAACGGTCGCGGCAACAGCGTGATCGACTTCGGGTTGGCCCTGAAGAACATCCGGCCCGACGCCATCGAGACGATCAAACTGCCGGGTGGGCCTGTCACCAGCAGCTCGGGGAAGTATCAGGGCGAGCAGCTGCTGTCGGGGGCCGACGACTTCTTCGCGGCGCTGCGCGACGAACAGCTCGACGCGTTCCTGCTGGAGCATCCCGACTTCAAGCAGAAGACCCGCTAG
- a CDS encoding cob(I)yrinic acid a,c-diamide adenosyltransferase yields MAVHLTRIYTKAGDAGMTRLSNNEQVPKTDPRIAAYADVDECNAAIGVALALGQLDDELRAVLESIQNDMFDVGADLATPVEPNPAYPPLRVTEEYVERLEGWCDEYNGRLGKLDSFILPGGTAGAALLHVARTTARRAERAAWALIAHDPERTSPLPAKYLNRLSDLLFILARTANPNGDVLWVPGGKR; encoded by the coding sequence ATGGCCGTCCACCTCACGCGCATCTACACCAAGGCCGGCGACGCCGGCATGACCAGGCTGAGCAACAACGAGCAGGTGCCGAAGACCGATCCGCGGATCGCCGCGTACGCGGACGTCGACGAGTGCAACGCGGCGATCGGCGTCGCGCTCGCCCTCGGGCAGCTCGACGACGAACTCCGGGCGGTGCTGGAGTCGATCCAGAACGACATGTTCGACGTCGGCGCGGACCTGGCAACCCCGGTCGAGCCGAACCCGGCGTACCCGCCGCTACGGGTCACCGAGGAGTACGTGGAGCGCCTCGAAGGCTGGTGCGACGAGTACAACGGGCGCCTGGGCAAGCTCGACTCCTTCATCCTCCCCGGCGGCACCGCGGGCGCGGCGCTGCTGCACGTGGCACGGACGACCGCCCGACGCGCCGAGCGTGCGGCGTGGGCCCTGATCGCCCACGACCCGGAGCGGACCAGCCCCCTCCCGGCAAAGTATCTCAACCGGCTCTCGGATCTGCTCTTTATCCTGGCAAGAACGGCAAATCCGAACGGAGATGTGCTATGGGTGCCGGGCGGGAAGCGCTGA